In the Pedobacter cryoconitis genome, GAATAAGCATATGACAAAAAAAACAATGAATAAAGAACATATGAAAACGGAACAATTAATGATCGTTAAAAAAGAACTGGATCTGTTAAAAAAACATCTTAAAGATTCTAATCTTTCCGAATACAATAAAAATCAATTGCTTGCAGAGCTGGCCTCCGCAAAAGTTGTCAAAGAAGATGAGCTACCTGATGATGCGGTTTGTATCGGATCAGAAGTAGAGATCCAGGAAATTTTAAGTGAAAGAAAGTATACATTTCAAATTGTCTTTCCTGCAGAAGCGAATATGAAAGAAAATAAAATGTCAGTCTTTGCCCCTATCGGAACAGCTTTATTAGGCTACCGGGTAGGTGCAAAAGTGCAATGGGAAATGCCCGATGGCATGAGAACATTTGCGATCTTAAAGGTTACGCATAAAAAAAATTAAGTGCATTAAAGTATAAAAAAATTAAGTGGATTAAAGCACAAAAAAACGCCCTGTTAAATGGAATTAACAAGGCGTTTTTTATAGAATTAAATGTTGCTTAGAATCCTGGATTATTTGGCAATAAGTTTGAATTCACATCCGTTTCCTGTTTAGGCAATGGAAATAACAATTGCTTCTCTGAGAATGTTGCGCCGAATACGGTTTTGTGTCCTACAAAATTGTCCCAGTTGCCCGTTACATCATTGTGAACCTTCCTGGTACGGATCATATCAAACCACATCTTATTCTCGAAACACAATTCATAATAGCGTTGTGCCCATACTTCCTGCTCAAAGGCAGCTGATGATAAAGCACCAATAGGGGCTAATTTAGCTCTTCTTCTAATATCGTTTACAAACTGAATAGCTGTACCATTTGGTGCACCTTCTGCTTGATTTGACGCTTCTGCGTACATCAGCTCTACATCTGCTAAACGGTATAGCGTAAAGTTAAGGTCAGACTTCAATGTGCTGACTACCGCGGTAGAGTCAAACCATTTATAAATGTAATTTCCTTTAAATGTAACCAACTGCCCTGTTTTCAGGTTTTTATAATTGGTATAGAAAAATTGTTTTTCCGCTACCCTCTTATCACCTGCTGCATACGAACTGATAAATTGCGGAGTTGGATAAACAGATCCATACTCATCAGAATAACCTGAAATACCAGAATAATTTGGAATAGTCAGTGAGGTTAATGGATTATTTGACGGAACAGAAGCTGCATATTGAACTTGAAAAATAAATTCTCCATTGTTCTTGTTCGCTGGTTTCAGCATATCTGTATATTCCGGAAATAAAGAGTAACCTCCTGTTTGTGTTACTGCCAATGAACGTTTAGCTGATTCAGCATAATATTGCTTTCCACCATTGATCGCTGCCCCTGCATAAGTTAAATATACATCTGCAAGAATTGACTTTACAGCCCCCATAGATACCTTTCCGGTAATATCTTTCCATGGTAAAGTTGATTTCTCTGCTTCCAGTAAATCAGGAATAATCACTGTATCATAAATATCTTTTGCTGCCGTTCTTGGAATGGACAGGTTAAGGTTTTTAGGGACTTCAGTAACTTTTGGAACGGCTCCATACATCCTCACCAAATAAAAATAATATAAGGCTCTTAGTGTACGTGCTTCAGCTAACAGGTTTGTTTTATCTGCCTCACTAAGCCCCGGGGCATTGATAGCAGGTATTTTTTCAATCGCCAGGTTACATGCCCCAACGCCTTGATACATTTGCTGCCACCAGGTATCGATATAAAATGAAGTGGGATTGTAAGAAAGATTCTGAAAGTTTACAGCGCCAGTTTGTCCAAGGTCACTATTCGCTTTTCCAGTCATAAATTCCATCAGGTTCCAGGTATTTCCTCCGTAAGATGAGGGTTGTCCTTTTAACACTCCCTGCAAGTATTGGTAACTTGAATTCGCAAGCGCCCTGGCTACTTTAGCACTGGAAAGTTCTGAATCCGGAGTTATAAAATCGGTTGGCTTTTCGTCCAGGAATTTTTTACAAGAGGCACAGGTGAGTAAGACCAGTACCGCAAATATTATATTTTTTGTAGTTTTCATGTGATTCAGTTTAAAAGGTAAGTTGAACGCCTAAGTTCCAGATGCGAGGTCTTGGCGTAGCGAAAAAGTCGATATTTTGAGAGAAGGATGCATTTGAACCGTAAGTCTGGTTAAATGTATCTACCTCCGGATCATATCCTGTATATTTAGTAATGATAAACAGGTTTTGAACGTTTGCGTAAATTCTTAAACGATTGATGTGCAACTTCTGATTAACCGCTGCTGGTAAACTATAACCAACAATAAAGTTCTGACCACGGATAAACGAACCATCCTCTACCCACCAGCTGTCAAAGTGTGAATCCTGAGCAAATTTATAGTTACGTACCTGAGAAACAGAGGTGTTTTGATTTTGTGGTGTCCATGCATTTAAAACTGTAGCCAAACTATTAGAGATTGTTTGTCTGTCCTCAGCTGAGTGCTTAAAGTTAGCTGCTGTATTTACGCCCTGAACAAAACGGATATCAAATGATAAATCCCAGTTTTTGTATTTAAAGCTACTGCTGAATGTTCCTGTCCATTTTGGATAAGCACGGCCGATAATACTATAGTTCACAGATCCATCTTCATTGTAAAGATATTTCCTGTCTCCTGGTTTTAATCCATGAGAAGCGGCATCAGCTGCTTCGTTTTCGCCATAAGTACCTAAACGTGTCATTCCATAAAATGAGCCGATAGGTTCGCCCACGCGGACTACATAGTTCTGACCAAGAAAGTTCGGGCCAGGGAAAATATCTGCATTCCCGTCATTTAGCTTTATTACTTTGTTTTTATTCGCTGAGAACAAGAAGCTGGTAGACCAGGTGAAGTCGTCAGTTTTAACATTGACTGTATTCAAACTGATTTCTATCCCGGAATTTCTAACTGAACCTACGTTTTTGTAAACGTTTGCATTGGTAAAACCTGCCGACCATGGAATTGGAGTTTGCAGCAATAAATCTTTAGTGACACGGTTATAATAATCAAAAGTCAGGTTAATCCTATCATTGAATAACCCTAATTCAACGCCTGCATCTGCCTGAATTGATCTCTCCCATTTCAAATCCTGATTACCAATATAACTAGGCAATAGTGAAGATTGGGCCGCACCGCCTAACACAGTTGTGCTTGGCTGAATTTGTGATAAGGAACGTGCTTGTCCAATTTCCTGGTTACCCGAAGTACCGTAACTTGCACGAATCTTTAAATTAGAAACTGTTTTACTATTTTTAAGAAAATCTTCTTGCGAAACGCGCCATGCAGCACCTACAGAAGGGAAAAATGCATACTTATTATTTTTTCCAAATCTTGAAGATCCATCATAACGACCAGTTGCTGTAAAGAGATATTTATCATCCAGACTATAATTTACCCTTGCATAGAATGAACTCAAAGCAGATTTAGTATCATAAGATTCAGATGCCGATCTTACTGAACCAGCCTGAAGATAATGATATTGAAAAATATCATCTACAAAGTTCTGCGTTTCTGCACGAACTCTTTCATAGCCCGTTTGCTGTAAAGAAGCCCCTAATAAGGCGGTGAATTTTTGACGGTCATTGATCTTTTTGTTCCATGTTAAATAATTCTCAGTCTGCCAGTAATAATTATCGTAAGCATTGATATTGGCTACACCGCCTTCATCTTGTGATAAGTGAGGCAAGTTTTGAGAAGAAAAGAAATTATTTTTGTTCGAGCTCAGGTTATACCCGAAATCAGTTTTAAAATCAATTTCACTGGTAATATGGAATAAAGCGTATACATTACCGAGCATCTGCAAAGTATTGTTGATCGTATATCTGTTGTTTGCAATATCAATTGGGTTTGGTGCACCTTCTAACCCTGCAATATCAAAATTTCCGGCATAAATGCCATTAGGATATCTTACCGGTAAAATCGGCACTTCTTCAGCGACTGCTCTTGCTACGTTCAAACTTCCGTTACCGTCGGTAACCAAACGTTGTATACTTCTGATCAGGTTTACATTACCCCCTATTTTCAGCCAGCTTTTCACGTCATTGTCTAAAGTCATCTTCACAGAATAACGTTTGAAGCCTGAAGTAGGTGCTAGTCCTTTTTGATTTAAATAACCTAGTGATAAACTATACAGCGTTTTTTCATTACCCCCCTGCACGTTTAACTGATGATTTTGTGAGAAAGCAGGTTTATATGTTTCCTTTTCCCAGTTTGTATCATAAAGAGGTTTATTATTGGTATCAAATAATAATGGGTAATTCGCATAATTCAATGCCTTTGGAGGAGTCCATACACCACCCGCCGGGTCAAATTTCGTACCATTGGCAAAAGCCTCATTATATACTTTCAGAAATTCTTCTGAATTTAAAGTTTTCACATGTCTGTATAATTCACTGACGTTTGCATTGGCCTCATAGCTAATCTGTGTCCCTTCTCTGCGCCCTCTTTTGGTAGTAATCATAATTACACCATTTGCACCTCTGGAACCATAAATAGCGGTAGAAGAAGCATCTTTCAGTACTTCTAATGAAGCTACATCATTCGGGTTAATGGAATTGGGATCAACACCTGCAACCCCATCAATTACGTATAAAGGATCGATATTGGAGTTAATAGATCCGATACCCCTTACCCTTACTTTGGCGGCTGTTCCTGGAGCTGCACTATTCAAACTCACCTCAACACCTGCTATTTTACCTTGCAGCGCCTGAGAGATGTTTGCAACAGGTTTATCCATCAGCTGTTCCCCTTTGATGGTACTCACAGCTCCGGTTAAATCTGATTTCTTAACCGTACCGTAACCAATGACGACTACTTCATTCAGATTATCGGCCTTTTCATCCAGCTGTATGTTTATAACACTTCTACCGCTGATAGTTCTCTCCTGTGCAGTGAAACCAGTAGAAGAGAAAACCAGGATAGCTTTATCATCAGCTACCTGAATTTGGTAATTTCCAGCAGCATCTGTTATTGCGCCTCCAGCTGCCCCCTTTATTTTGACACTTACCCCAGGGATTGCGAGGTTGTCCTTTAAACCGGTGACCTTCCCGGTAATTTTAATTTGTGCTATCACC is a window encoding:
- a CDS encoding GreA/GreB family elongation factor, which codes for MTKKTMNKEHMKTEQLMIVKKELDLLKKHLKDSNLSEYNKNQLLAELASAKVVKEDELPDDAVCIGSEVEIQEILSERKYTFQIVFPAEANMKENKMSVFAPIGTALLGYRVGAKVQWEMPDGMRTFAILKVTHKKN
- a CDS encoding RagB/SusD family nutrient uptake outer membrane protein, with amino-acid sequence MKTTKNIIFAVLVLLTCASCKKFLDEKPTDFITPDSELSSAKVARALANSSYQYLQGVLKGQPSSYGGNTWNLMEFMTGKANSDLGQTGAVNFQNLSYNPTSFYIDTWWQQMYQGVGACNLAIEKIPAINAPGLSEADKTNLLAEARTLRALYYFYLVRMYGAVPKVTEVPKNLNLSIPRTAAKDIYDTVIIPDLLEAEKSTLPWKDITGKVSMGAVKSILADVYLTYAGAAINGGKQYYAESAKRSLAVTQTGGYSLFPEYTDMLKPANKNNGEFIFQVQYAASVPSNNPLTSLTIPNYSGISGYSDEYGSVYPTPQFISSYAAGDKRVAEKQFFYTNYKNLKTGQLVTFKGNYIYKWFDSTAVVSTLKSDLNFTLYRLADVELMYAEASNQAEGAPNGTAIQFVNDIRRRAKLAPIGALSSAAFEQEVWAQRYYELCFENKMWFDMIRTRKVHNDVTGNWDNFVGHKTVFGATFSEKQLLFPLPKQETDVNSNLLPNNPGF
- a CDS encoding SusC/RagA family TonB-linked outer membrane protein, yielding MKKAFIYSILLSLLSLLSLQVIAQIKITGKVTGLKDNLAIPGVSVKIKGAAGGAITDAAGNYQIQVADDKAILVFSSTGFTAQERTISGRSVINIQLDEKADNLNEVVVIGYGTVKKSDLTGAVSTIKGEQLMDKPVANISQALQGKIAGVEVSLNSAAPGTAAKVRVRGIGSINSNIDPLYVIDGVAGVDPNSINPNDVASLEVLKDASSTAIYGSRGANGVIMITTKRGRREGTQISYEANANVSELYRHVKTLNSEEFLKVYNEAFANGTKFDPAGGVWTPPKALNYANYPLLFDTNNKPLYDTNWEKETYKPAFSQNHQLNVQGGNEKTLYSLSLGYLNQKGLAPTSGFKRYSVKMTLDNDVKSWLKIGGNVNLIRSIQRLVTDGNGSLNVARAVAEEVPILPVRYPNGIYAGNFDIAGLEGAPNPIDIANNRYTINNTLQMLGNVYALFHITSEIDFKTDFGYNLSSNKNNFFSSQNLPHLSQDEGGVANINAYDNYYWQTENYLTWNKKINDRQKFTALLGASLQQTGYERVRAETQNFVDDIFQYHYLQAGSVRSASESYDTKSALSSFYARVNYSLDDKYLFTATGRYDGSSRFGKNNKYAFFPSVGAAWRVSQEDFLKNSKTVSNLKIRASYGTSGNQEIGQARSLSQIQPSTTVLGGAAQSSLLPSYIGNQDLKWERSIQADAGVELGLFNDRINLTFDYYNRVTKDLLLQTPIPWSAGFTNANVYKNVGSVRNSGIEISLNTVNVKTDDFTWSTSFLFSANKNKVIKLNDGNADIFPGPNFLGQNYVVRVGEPIGSFYGMTRLGTYGENEAADAASHGLKPGDRKYLYNEDGSVNYSIIGRAYPKWTGTFSSSFKYKNWDLSFDIRFVQGVNTAANFKHSAEDRQTISNSLATVLNAWTPQNQNTSVSQVRNYKFAQDSHFDSWWVEDGSFIRGQNFIVGYSLPAAVNQKLHINRLRIYANVQNLFIITKYTGYDPEVDTFNQTYGSNASFSQNIDFFATPRPRIWNLGVQLTF